One segment of Candidatus Arsenophonus lipoptenae DNA contains the following:
- the lolD gene encoding lipoprotein-releasing ABC transporter ATP-binding protein LolD codes for MNNLPLLVCQNICKNYKDGNNFISILKNISFSIKRKEMIAIIGNSGSGKSTLLHLLGGLDIPTKGNIIFNGIKINSLSNSKRAELRNQKLGFIYQFHHLLPDFTALENVMMPLLIKGLLNKIAQKIASEMLKEVELLHRANHKPSELSGGERQRVAIARALVNKPDLILADEPTGNLDLSNTDIIFNLLLKLNQQNGTTCLIVTHDLYLASRLSCTLEMHDGYLQN; via the coding sequence CTATTAGTTTGTCAAAATATTTGTAAAAACTATAAAGATGGAAATAACTTTATTAGTATACTTAAAAATATTTCTTTTTCTATAAAAAGAAAAGAAATGATAGCTATAATTGGTAATTCAGGTTCTGGTAAAAGTACATTATTACATCTATTAGGAGGATTAGATATACCAACTAAGGGTAATATTATCTTTAATGGTATAAAAATTAATTCTCTTTCAAATAGCAAAAGAGCAGAATTACGTAATCAAAAATTAGGTTTTATTTATCAATTCCATCATTTATTACCAGATTTTACTGCATTAGAAAATGTTATGATGCCTTTATTGATTAAAGGATTATTGAATAAAATTGCACAAAAAATAGCCAGTGAAATGTTAAAAGAAGTAGAATTATTACATAGAGCAAATCATAAACCTAGTGAATTATCTGGAGGAGAACGTCAAAGAGTTGCTATTGCTAGAGCACTAGTTAATAAACCAGATTTAATATTAGCAGATGAACCCACAGGTAATTTAGATTTATCTAATACGGATATAATTTTTAATTTATTGTTAAAATTGAATCAACAAAATGGCACTACATGTTTAATAGTAACACATGATTTATATCTTGCTAGTAGATTATCTTGCACATTAGAAATGCATGATGGTTATTTACAAAATTAA
- the lolE gene encoding lipoprotein-releasing ABC transporter permease subunit LolE, with the protein MSLFYTLVIAFRFIQSTKKNSLISLISIISILCIVLGITTLIIGLSAINGFEYELKNRILSIIPHGEITAINQPYLNWNNDLIKIQKTPGVVAVSPYINFIGLLEKKNILKIIKIIGVDLSSEKTVSSLPNFILGDAWKEFKQKNNEIILGHGIAKELQILPGDYIYILNINNTYDKDKLYFQQLHKNLVKVIGVFKLNGMLDNQLAIVPLQDAQNYLGYNNGINGFKIKVNNIFKANKIVYNAGINTGNFITIKSWITDYGYMYNDIRMVRGIIYIAMILLISVACFNIISTLLTILKNKSIDIAILKTYGAKNYFIYAIFLWYGLIIGIIGCFFGLLIGISISLNLTDITKYIENIIGHPILSSDIYFIDFLPSKVRIIDILFIISITLILSILSSLYPAKKAITIAPARILNGSNNY; encoded by the coding sequence ATGTCATTATTCTACACCTTAGTTATTGCGTTTCGTTTTATTCAAAGTACAAAAAAAAATAGTTTAATTTCATTAATATCAATTATTTCTATATTATGTATAGTTTTAGGTATTACAACATTAATTATAGGTTTAAGTGCAATAAATGGTTTTGAATACGAATTAAAAAATCGCATACTTTCAATTATTCCTCATGGAGAAATTACAGCTATTAATCAACCTTATTTGAATTGGAATAACGATTTAATTAAAATTCAGAAAACACCAGGTGTTGTTGCTGTATCACCTTATATTAATTTTATTGGATTACTTGAAAAGAAAAATATATTGAAAATTATAAAAATAATTGGTGTAGATTTATCATCAGAAAAAACAGTAAGTTCCTTACCTAATTTTATATTAGGTGATGCTTGGAAAGAATTTAAACAAAAAAATAATGAAATTATTTTAGGTCATGGTATTGCGAAAGAATTACAAATTTTACCAGGAGATTATATCTATATCTTAAACATCAATAATACATATGATAAAGATAAATTATATTTTCAACAACTACATAAAAATTTAGTTAAAGTGATTGGCGTATTTAAGCTAAATGGTATGTTGGATAATCAATTAGCAATAGTTCCACTGCAAGATGCACAGAATTATTTAGGATATAATAATGGTATTAATGGGTTTAAAATCAAAGTTAATAATATTTTTAAGGCAAATAAAATAGTATATAATGCAGGTATTAACACTGGTAATTTTATTACTATAAAAAGTTGGATAACAGATTATGGTTATATGTATAACGATATCAGAATGGTACGTGGTATAATTTATATTGCAATGATATTATTAATTAGTGTTGCTTGTTTTAATATTATATCTACACTATTAACGATATTAAAAAATAAAAGTATTGATATTGCAATATTAAAAACATATGGGGCTAAGAATTATTTTATTTATGCTATTTTTTTATGGTATGGATTAATCATCGGTATAATTGGATGTTTTTTTGGATTATTAATAGGTATTTCCATATCATTAAATTTAACAGATATTACTAAATATATAGAAAATATTATTGGTCATCCTATTTTATCAAGTGATATTTATTTTATTGATTTTTTACCTTCTAAGGTTAGAATTATAGACATATTATTTATAATTTCAATAACATTAATTTTAAGTATATTATCTAGTTTATATCCAGCTAAAAAAGCAATAACAATAGCTCCAGCAAGAATTTTAAATGGTAGTAATAATTATTAA
- the rsxA gene encoding electron transport complex subunit RsxA: MKDYFSIFITTIFTNNVVLVKFLGLCPIIAVSKKLETTIGMTFTMIFVITLSSICSWIIDNLILIPLNLIYLRIFIFILITSVVVQCTEIMLYKTNKILYRKLGIFLPLMTTNCTILSVILLNTHQSHSFLEAAVYGFSTAISFSLIMILFSAIKERISLANIPAPFKGAPIALITIGLMSLAFIGFNDFTKLK, translated from the coding sequence ATGAAAGATTATTTTTCAATATTTATTACTACTATTTTTACAAATAATGTTGTTCTAGTAAAATTTCTTGGTTTATGTCCTATTATAGCTGTATCTAAAAAATTAGAAACTACTATCGGTATGACATTTACAATGATATTTGTAATAACCTTATCATCAATATGCTCATGGATTATAGATAATCTTATTTTAATACCATTAAATTTAATATATTTACGTATATTTATTTTTATATTAATCACCTCTGTAGTTGTCCAATGTACTGAAATTATGCTATATAAAACCAATAAAATACTATATAGAAAATTAGGTATATTTTTACCATTAATGACTACAAACTGTACAATTCTTAGTGTAATTCTGTTAAATACACATCAATCACATAGTTTTTTAGAAGCTGCAGTGTATGGATTTTCTACAGCAATAAGTTTTTCTTTAATTATGATATTATTTTCAGCTATCAAAGAACGTATATCCTTAGCAAATATTCCTGCTCCATTTAAAGGGGCACCAATTGCTCTAATTACTATAGGTTTAATGTCTTTAGCATTTATAGGATTTAATGATTTTACAAAATTAAAATGA
- the rsxB gene encoding electron transport complex subunit RsxB — MKQVLIVIIVVTALFFIFGCILKIFSLLIKTKDNQIIKKINYILPQSQCRKCGHQNCQSYAEAIVMEGNEINKCNPGGKLVVLKIAELLNIKPLEINLNKFKKEKQVAFIDENNCIGCSKCIQNCPVDVIIGTKHSMHTILEQFCTGCELCVTHCPTNCITMIPTRNHNNNKKWNGITIPIQSIKIQT, encoded by the coding sequence ATGAAACAAGTATTAATTGTAATTATTGTTGTTACTGCATTATTTTTTATCTTTGGATGTATTTTAAAAATTTTTTCTTTATTGATTAAAACAAAAGATAATCAAATAATAAAGAAAATAAATTATATTTTACCTCAAAGTCAATGTCGTAAATGTGGTCATCAAAATTGCCAATCATATGCAGAAGCGATAGTGATGGAGGGAAATGAAATAAATAAATGTAATCCAGGTGGGAAGTTAGTTGTTTTAAAAATTGCAGAATTACTTAATATAAAACCATTAGAAATTAATCTGAATAAATTTAAAAAAGAAAAACAAGTAGCTTTTATTGATGAAAATAATTGTATTGGTTGTTCAAAGTGTATCCAAAATTGTCCAGTAGATGTTATTATTGGAACAAAACATTCTATGCATACCATTTTAGAACAATTTTGTACTGGTTGCGAACTTTGTGTAACTCATTGTCCAACAAATTGTATTACTATGATTCCTACAAGAAATCATAATAACAATAAAAAATGGAATGGAATTACTATTCCAATACAAAGTATTAAAATACAAACCTAA
- the rsxC gene encoding electron transport complex subunit RsxC, which translates to MFNIFQKFKFNKKKLFDILNKIYPFKIKKKINLAPLRILPLADEFIIPIQQHVGTSGDIIVKPGDYVLKGQPLTIGCKYKIPVHATTSGTIIEIVEYITEQYSGPKELCIRLKPDNKDKWCELKPLTNYSQYSIKVVLSHIEQAGIVELGNLCFPTAIKLKNNNKVISTLIINAVEYVKNVIANDQLIQEYTDEIIDGILILKYITKPKRILIVIADSNIASILSLKKAIYSYKYYIKLIVIKSKYPVFENKVLIKILTGKKILSGINHSASNIMIQDISTVVAIKQAIIDGKPLIERVVTLIRGDIAKNSINYLIRFGTPINFFLKYINYIPQSNQMIIIGGPLIGFTLSNFNIPFVKLNNYITVINSTKIEQHSIEYPCIKCDRCTQVCPVNLSPQQLYRFIKGQEYEKAQKINLLHCIECGACDYVCPSNITLVKYYRQAKFKIQIFNKEKQSAADAKNRFEAKNLRIEQNKILQQKYKQQIEITLKNDEKIETTISTNKIKNTIKQKSLELRKAIIADAVARVKEKRNKLDIYNK; encoded by the coding sequence ATGTTTAATATTTTTCAAAAATTTAAATTTAATAAAAAAAAGTTATTTGATATTTTAAATAAAATTTATCCATTTAAAATAAAAAAAAAAATAAATTTAGCTCCATTACGAATTCTTCCACTAGCTGATGAATTTATTATTCCTATCCAACAACATGTAGGTACGTCAGGAGATATTATTGTTAAGCCAGGTGATTATGTATTAAAAGGCCAACCCTTAACCATAGGTTGTAAATATAAAATTCCTGTGCATGCAACTACTTCAGGAACTATTATTGAAATAGTAGAATATATAACAGAACAATATTCTGGTCCAAAGGAACTTTGTATTAGACTAAAACCAGATAATAAAGATAAATGGTGTGAACTGAAACCTTTAACTAATTATTCACAATACTCTATTAAAGTTGTATTATCACATATTGAACAAGCTGGAATCGTTGAATTAGGTAATTTATGTTTTCCTACTGCAATAAAACTAAAAAATAATAACAAAGTAATTAGTACTTTAATTATTAATGCAGTAGAGTATGTAAAAAATGTAATTGCTAATGATCAATTAATACAAGAATATACTGATGAAATAATTGATGGTATTTTAATATTAAAATATATAACAAAACCAAAAAGGATATTAATTGTAATTGCAGACAGTAATATAGCATCAATTTTATCATTAAAAAAAGCAATTTATTCTTATAAATATTATATAAAATTAATAGTAATAAAATCTAAATATCCTGTATTTGAAAATAAGGTATTAATAAAAATCTTAACAGGAAAAAAAATATTAAGTGGCATCAATCATTCTGCATCAAATATCATGATACAGGATATCAGCACAGTAGTTGCTATTAAACAAGCAATTATTGATGGAAAACCATTAATTGAGCGAGTAGTAACATTAATTAGAGGAGATATAGCAAAAAATTCAATTAATTATTTAATTCGTTTTGGTACTCCTATAAATTTTTTTTTAAAATATATTAATTATATACCACAATCAAATCAAATGATTATTATTGGAGGACCATTAATAGGTTTTACTTTATCTAATTTTAATATACCTTTTGTTAAACTAAATAATTATATTACTGTAATTAATTCAACAAAAATAGAACAACATTCTATTGAATATCCTTGTATTAAATGTGATCGCTGCACCCAAGTTTGTCCAGTTAATTTATCCCCGCAACAATTATATCGGTTTATTAAAGGACAAGAATATGAAAAAGCACAAAAAATTAATTTATTACATTGTATAGAATGTGGTGCTTGTGATTATGTATGTCCAAGTAATATTACACTTGTAAAATACTATCGGCAAGCAAAATTTAAAATTCAAATTTTTAATAAAGAAAAGCAAAGTGCTGCTGATGCAAAAAATAGATTTGAAGCTAAAAATTTACGCATTGAACAAAATAAAATTTTGCAACAAAAATATAAACAACAAATTGAAATAACATTAAAAAATGATGAAAAAATAGAAACAACTATATCTACTAATAAAATAAAAAATACTATAAAACAAAAATCTCTGGAATTAAGAAAAGCTATAATAGCAGATGCTGTTGCACGTGTTAAAGAAAAACGCAATAAACTAGATATTTATAATAAATAA
- a CDS encoding RnfABCDGE type electron transport complex subunit D has product MKINNLKIASLPFIYKKQSISNIMLLVVIASIPGICCQIYFFNSGTVYQILVAIITALICESIALKLRKFSVINNLKDNSALVTAIILAISIPPLSPWWLIVLGTSFAILIAKHVYGGLGQNIFNPAMVGYVVLLISFPMHMNNWASQIEYQFINKNIITPSQIIFKGNTITKSISNHLTINDKNLNQNMLFKSFKNSILNNSINKIYQKLILKDSSINTNINWLWINIAYLFGGIIMIHYKIISWQIPLAFLTTVVICSLLSWLIMPSEYNSPIVHLFFSGRTMLSCFFIATDPVTATNTKNGRIIYGSLIGLLVWIAHIFGSYHDAFAVLLANICAPVIDHYSKHRIYSYK; this is encoded by the coding sequence ATGAAGATAAATAATTTAAAAATAGCAAGCTTACCATTTATTTATAAAAAACAAAGTATTAGTAATATAATGTTATTAGTAGTCATTGCATCTATTCCAGGTATTTGTTGTCAAATTTATTTTTTTAATAGTGGGACAGTTTACCAAATTTTGGTAGCTATTATAACAGCTTTAATTTGTGAATCTATTGCTTTAAAATTAAGAAAATTTTCGGTTATTAATAATTTAAAAGATAATTCAGCATTAGTAACAGCTATTATATTAGCTATTAGTATACCTCCTTTATCACCATGGTGGTTAATAGTTTTAGGAACTTCTTTTGCAATATTAATTGCGAAGCATGTTTATGGAGGATTAGGACAGAATATATTTAATCCAGCAATGGTAGGTTACGTTGTATTGTTGATCTCATTCCCTATGCATATGAATAATTGGGCATCACAGATAGAATATCAATTCATAAATAAAAATATTATAACTCCATCACAAATAATTTTTAAGGGTAATACTATTACAAAATCAATATCAAATCATTTAACTATAAACGATAAAAATTTAAATCAAAATATGTTATTCAAGAGTTTTAAAAACTCTATATTAAATAACTCAATAAATAAAATATACCAAAAATTAATTTTAAAAGATTCATCAATCAATACCAATATTAATTGGTTATGGATAAATATTGCATATTTATTTGGTGGTATTATAATGATTCATTATAAAATAATTAGTTGGCAAATTCCTTTAGCATTTTTAACCACAGTAGTAATTTGTTCATTATTAAGTTGGTTAATTATGCCATCAGAATACAATTCTCCAATTGTACATCTATTCTTCTCTGGAAGAACTATGCTTAGCTGTTTTTTTATTGCTACAGATCCAGTTACAGCTACAAATACAAAAAATGGACGTATTATTTACGGTTCATTAATTGGTTTATTAGTTTGGATTGCACATATTTTTGGTAGTTATCATGATGCTTTTGCAGTATTACTAGCTAATATTTGCGCTCCTGTAATTGATCATTACAGTAAACATCGTATTTATAGTTATAAATAA
- a CDS encoding electron transport complex subunit E encodes MNKFKIIFINRVWEDNSLIVQLLGLCPLLAGSSTIINSLILGLITTFILCFSNTLISIFHYWIPSEIRIPIYIIIISFIVSTVQILINTYAPNLYQSLGIFIPLIVTNCIIIERAENYAIKNNIYKSAIDGLSMGLGITIAMFFLGAIKEILGQGTLFDHADLLLGGWAKILRIEIFKFNFPFLFAVLPPGSLIGLGLILAINFCIDKRVKKYFNKH; translated from the coding sequence ATAAATAAATTTAAAATAATTTTTATCAATAGAGTATGGGAGGATAATTCTCTAATAGTTCAACTATTGGGTTTATGTCCGTTATTAGCTGGTTCTTCAACAATTATTAATTCTTTAATTTTAGGATTAATTACAACATTTATATTATGTTTTAGTAATACTCTAATTTCAATCTTTCATTATTGGATTCCAAGTGAAATACGTATTCCAATTTATATTATAATTATTTCATTTATTGTTTCAACTGTACAAATATTAATTAATACCTATGCTCCTAATTTGTATCAATCTTTAGGCATTTTTATACCTTTAATTGTTACTAACTGTATTATTATTGAGCGAGCTGAAAATTACGCTATTAAAAATAATATATATAAATCAGCAATTGATGGTTTATCCATGGGATTAGGTATTACAATAGCAATGTTTTTTTTAGGAGCAATTAAAGAAATATTAGGCCAAGGAACCCTATTTGATCATGCAGATTTGTTATTAGGAGGATGGGCAAAAATATTACGTATTGAAATATTTAAATTTAATTTTCCTTTTTTATTTGCTGTATTACCTCCTGGATCTTTAATTGGACTAGGTTTAATTTTAGCTATAAATTTTTGTATTGATAAAAGAGTAAAAAAATATTTTAATAAACACTGA
- the nth gene encoding endonuclease III — MDAQNRIAILNRLHDKNPTPKIELIFNSSFELLISVLLSAQTTDKSVNKATAKLYQVANTAEKMLNLGLDKIKNHIKTIGLSNTKAKNIIKICQILIDKYNGKVPENREFLESLPGIGRKTANVVLNIAFGWPTIAVDTHVFRVCNRTNFVTGKNVIEVEQKLIEIVPIKFKFNFNLWFVLHGRYTCTARKPFCNICIIENLCEFNNKHNHKVC; from the coding sequence ATGGATGCACAAAATAGAATAGCAATTCTAAATCGATTACATGATAAAAACCCCACACCAAAAATAGAATTAATTTTTAATTCATCTTTTGAATTGCTAATTTCTGTATTGCTATCAGCCCAAACGACTGATAAAAGTGTGAATAAGGCAACGGCTAAATTATATCAAGTAGCTAATACAGCTGAAAAAATGTTAAATCTTGGTCTAGATAAAATAAAAAATCATATTAAAACAATAGGATTGTCTAATACTAAAGCTAAAAATATTATAAAAATATGTCAAATATTAATTGATAAATATAATGGTAAAGTACCTGAAAATCGTGAATTCCTAGAATCATTACCTGGAATTGGACGTAAAACTGCAAATGTAGTTTTGAATATTGCTTTTGGTTGGCCAACAATAGCTGTTGATACCCATGTATTTCGTGTATGTAATCGTACAAATTTTGTAACTGGTAAAAATGTTATTGAGGTTGAACAAAAATTAATTGAAATAGTACCAATTAAATTTAAATTTAACTTTAATCTTTGGTTTGTATTACATGGTCGTTATACATGCACTGCTAGAAAACCATTTTGTAATATTTGTATTATTGAAAATTTATGTGAATTTAATAATAAACACAATCACAAAGTCTGTTAA
- the pyrF gene encoding orotidine-5'-phosphate decarboxylase: MIVNIRNTFLSSAISPIIVALDFHDLKDALSFVDNISPKLCRLKVGIHMFTLYGPKFIKILHDRGFQVFLDLKFHDIPNIVAQAVKSAAEMGVWMVNLHSSGGYKMMIAAKKALAEYGKNAPLLIAITVLTSIEQIDLHHIGINQSLNNYVLKLAQLVKKCGLDGIVCSANEALILKSICNDNDFLLVTPGIRLIGAKLDDQCRIMTPEKAINIGVDYIVIGRPITYSDNPVLTLEYINRLIGWIK; encoded by the coding sequence ATGATAGTTAATATACGAAATACTTTTTTATCTTCTGCTATATCACCTATTATTGTTGCATTAGATTTTCATGATTTGAAAGATGCATTGTCATTTGTTGATAATATTAGTCCTAAATTATGCCGTTTAAAGGTAGGAATCCATATGTTTACCTTATATGGTCCTAAATTTATTAAAATATTACATGATAGGGGATTTCAAGTTTTTTTAGATTTAAAATTTCATGATATTCCAAATATTGTTGCCCAAGCTGTTAAATCTGCTGCAGAAATGGGTGTTTGGATGGTTAATCTTCATTCTAGTGGTGGATATAAAATGATGATAGCTGCTAAAAAAGCATTAGCTGAATATGGAAAAAATGCACCACTATTAATTGCAATTACTGTATTAACTAGTATAGAACAAATAGATTTACATCATATTGGTATCAATCAATCATTAAATAATTATGTCTTAAAATTAGCACAATTAGTAAAAAAATGTGGTTTAGATGGAATTGTTTGTTCAGCTAATGAAGCATTAATATTAAAGTCAATTTGTAATGATAATGATTTTTTATTAGTTACACCTGGTATTCGTTTAATTGGCGCAAAATTAGATGATCAATGTAGAATAATGACTCCTGAAAAAGCTATTAATATTGGTGTTGATTATATAGTTATAGGTCGTCCTATCACTTATAGTGATAATCCAGTGTTGACTTTAGAATATATTAATCGTTTAATTGGATGGATTAAATAA
- the lapB gene encoding lipopolysaccharide assembly protein LapB encodes MLELLFILLPISAAYGWYKGRRSVQQDKRKNIERLSREYVAGINFILSNQEDKEVNLFLDILKKDSSVFEAHLTLGNLFRSIGEIERAIRIHQSLFENNSLSFNQKLLATQQLGRDYLSAGVYDRARNIFLQLVDKQNFRFSALQSLLTIYQATSDWHKAINIAKKLVKMGNPQLKEEIAHFYCELALLKLTANDLDGAFFLLNQASKSDKNGARVSIMKGRIHIARGEYDKAISVLKQVFNQDKDLANDTLSMLYECYDHLSVWNDWESYIRQCVTANCGATAQLYLAEIIEKRNGPEKAQIFIKQQIEIYPTMRLFCKLIDYHLADIEEGNTKEILKLIRNMVSEQIRLKPAYCCRKCGFNAHSLYWSCPSCRSWDTIKPIKGLNGQ; translated from the coding sequence ATGTTAGAGCTGCTGTTTATACTATTACCCATTTCAGCTGCTTATGGTTGGTATAAAGGACGTAGAAGTGTTCAACAAGATAAACGGAAAAATATTGAACGGTTGTCTCGCGAATATGTAGCTGGTATAAATTTTATATTATCTAATCAAGAAGATAAAGAAGTTAATTTATTTTTAGATATCTTAAAAAAAGATAGTTCAGTTTTTGAAGCTCATTTAACATTAGGTAATCTTTTTCGTTCAATTGGAGAAATTGAGAGAGCTATTCGTATCCATCAATCATTGTTTGAAAATAATTCATTATCATTTAATCAAAAACTATTAGCAACACAACAATTAGGGCGAGATTATTTATCTGCAGGGGTTTATGATCGTGCAAGAAATATTTTTTTGCAATTAGTTGATAAACAAAATTTTCGCTTCAGTGCATTACAATCATTGCTTACCATTTATCAGGCAACTAGTGATTGGCATAAGGCAATCAATATTGCTAAAAAATTAGTTAAAATGGGAAATCCTCAATTAAAAGAAGAAATAGCCCATTTTTATTGTGAACTAGCATTATTAAAACTTACCGCTAATGATTTAGATGGAGCATTTTTTTTATTAAATCAGGCTTCTAAATCCGATAAAAATGGTGCAAGAGTTTCCATAATGAAAGGTCGTATTCATATAGCTCGTGGGGAATATGATAAAGCTATTTCAGTACTTAAACAAGTTTTTAATCAAGATAAAGATTTAGCTAATGATACTTTATCTATGTTATATGAATGTTATGATCATTTATCAGTTTGGAATGATTGGGAATCTTATATACGGCAATGTGTCACTGCTAATTGTGGAGCAACTGCCCAACTTTATTTAGCTGAAATAATTGAAAAAAGAAATGGTCCAGAAAAAGCACAAATATTTATTAAACAACAAATAGAGATATATCCAACAATGAGATTGTTTTGTAAACTAATTGATTATCATTTAGCTGATATTGAAGAAGGTAATACAAAAGAAATTTTAAAATTAATACGTAATATGGTTAGTGAACAAATTCGTTTAAAACCTGCTTATTGTTGTCGTAAATGTGGGTTTAACGCACATTCCTTATATTGGTCTTGTCCATCATGCCGATCTTGGGATACAATAAAACCAATAAAAGGACTTAATGGTCAATAA
- a CDS encoding LapA family protein, which produces MKYFLILLFIIAVFIISMIFGSSNNQIITFNFLIAKGDYPISTLLAILFTIGFILGCLICGIFYIKTLIVLSHAKRKIKRLENKLAELG; this is translated from the coding sequence ATGAAATATTTTTTAATTTTATTATTTATCATAGCAGTTTTTATTATCTCAATGATATTTGGTTCAAGCAATAATCAAATAATAACATTTAATTTTTTAATTGCTAAAGGTGATTATCCAATATCTACGTTACTTGCAATTCTATTTACAATAGGATTTATACTTGGTTGTCTTATTTGCGGGATATTTTATATTAAAACATTAATTGTATTATCTCATGCAAAACGTAAAATCAAACGATTAGAAAACAAATTAGCTGAATTAGGTTAA
- the ribA gene encoding GTP cyclohydrolase II, whose protein sequence is MQLKRIAEAKLPTLFGDFLLVGFEEIINGNNHIALIYGDINDGKAVLSRIHSECLTGDALFSLRCDCGFQLEAALKQITQEGRGVILYHRQEGRNIGLLNKIRAYSLQDQGLDTVEANLKLGFKPDERDFVVCADMYKLLSISKVKLLTNNPKKLEIMKEAGINVIERVPLIVGRNPKNDDYLNVKANKLGHILYENNKID, encoded by the coding sequence ATGCAATTAAAACGTATAGCTGAAGCTAAGCTTCCTACACTTTTTGGTGATTTTTTATTGGTTGGTTTTGAGGAAATTATTAATGGTAATAATCATATAGCACTTATTTATGGTGATATTAATGATGGAAAAGCTGTTCTTTCTCGTATTCATTCAGAATGTCTTACTGGCGATGCTTTGTTTAGTTTACGTTGTGATTGTGGGTTTCAATTAGAAGCAGCACTTAAACAAATTACCCAAGAAGGTCGTGGAGTGATTCTCTATCATCGCCAAGAAGGACGTAATATAGGATTATTAAATAAAATACGAGCATATTCTTTACAAGATCAAGGTTTAGATACTGTTGAAGCAAACCTAAAACTAGGTTTTAAACCTGATGAAAGAGATTTTGTGGTGTGTGCTGATATGTATAAATTACTTTCTATAAGTAAAGTTAAATTATTAACTAATAACCCAAAAAAATTAGAAATAATGAAAGAAGCTGGCATTAATGTTATAGAAAGAGTTCCACTTATTGTAGGTCGTAACCCCAAAAATGATGACTATCTCAATGTTAAAGCTAATAAATTAGGACATATTTTATATGAAAATAATAAAATTGATTAA